The genomic interval caatttggaaaagaagaaatgtaaataCCAAATGAATTCATTattaataaatgggaaaaatggGAATGTgaaagggaaaatggaaagaaaattaaaatctgtcagcTCGgcaaagatgaaaggaaaataaaggctAGACCTTTAATAGGTCTCCTTGGGAAAGTCAAGGTATAGGGCAGGGAAAACAGATTAGGATTGGCTGGTATGAACAAGTATCACCAGGCTTTGGGTTATAGTAGTGGTCTTTGGTTGTCTGGTACCTGGCCCTGGGATTATTAAGGCAGAGGAATATTGCCTCTTAGGGTACAAAGGCCAGACCAGGGAGCAGGGggtggcggcggggggggggggggcgaggggtagggtggggggatgggaagGGTAGAGGAGGGTAGGGAGGGTGGGCAGGGTTGGGGTCTGGATTGGTTAGTTTGCATATCAGAGGCTTGCTTCTGTCTGGACTGTAGTCTGGGAAAGTTGTCTCTCCTCAGTGAGGAAGATTAtgtcattgttttttaattattaatttttatctttgattgcactgggtcttcattgctgtgcatggcctttctctacttgcagggggttgggggggagtgGCTCCTTTCTAGCTGCAGCGCACAGCCTTCTCACTGCcatgccttctcttgttgcagagcacaggctctgggcccaggggcttcagtagttatagcACATGGGATCAGTTGCTCTGAGGTACttggaatcttccccaaccagggttgaaTCTATGTCCCTGGGTTGAACCTGAATACAaggggattcttatccactgaaccaccagagaagtccttcagcaaaacattttttttttttaatcttcagaaaTATTTAATGATGTGGGCAGATGGTCAGATATGATGTTAAAAGTATACACTATGAGATTACATATAATGCAAATTTTTACACCAGAAAAGGTTagaaatataccaaaatgttaatagAGAAAATGTTTTGTTGACAAAAAGActatgggattaaaaaaaaaaaacaactcttcatTTTTATAGTGAATTTATATTCAGtttacaatcagaaaaaaaattttttttcttttttttcttttaattggaggctcattactttacaatattgtggtggtttttgccatacattgacatgaatcagccatggatgtacatgtgttccccatccagaccctccctcccacttccctccccatcccatctctcagggtcatcccagtgcaccagccctgagcaccctacctcatgcatcaaacctggacaggtgatctatttcacatatgataatatatatgtttcaatgctattctctcaaattatcccaccctcgccttctcccacagagtccaacagtctgttctttacatctgtgtctcttttgctgtctagtgaaacatttttaaacaactgagctatcagagcaAATTTCCCCACATTTTGAACCCAGGAGTTTAAGTATGGGAAGTTCTTTGGCAACTAGCATCTGCTCCCATGTCTTGAGAATGCTGAACTACACGAGTCTTGATGAGACCATGTCTTATTACAGAAGCTGAAAACacactttccttttttgttgctggGCACAGGCAGGCATCCTATTCTGGTGTGCTTATGGCAGATTTTGATTTAGGGGTTAGTTACATGAAGACTAGGGCATGTTCTATCCACCAATTTCCTGAGCCCATTCCTTCCTCAACTCTTCATTCTCACCTCTGTATCCAGGAAAACTTGACCCATCAGTTGAGTCTATGAATCCACCAAGACAGCTACAGCCAAACACACCTCTGGCTCCATAAGTAAGTGTTCttacttcttcctcttctgttccCAACCAGATTATATCCACTCTCCAATAGCTTGGACTCATGCATGACGTATTCTGTTTATATCCTGACAATTCAACAATCCTCTCAAGCCCTGCTgactcctccacctcctccctctctcaCTGAAGCTCCCACCTCTCTGGGGGTCACATGGACATGCCTCCAGAATTTGCATGCAGGCAGGCACACCCCTCCCTCTTTGCACTCCACATGCTCGTGATGTTTAattaatttcccttttttaaaagttagtattCCTTTTTCTAAGATTAGCCAATTTGTTTTCTGCTACTTATATGTAAGATTACTAATTTAACATTAAGCTACATATCTATTTCTACCATCTCAAAACACAGCTGACATTAGACTTGAGAACCAAGTGATTTCCAAAAACTCATATACACCTGAACCTTACATGGCTCCCCTTCTCGCCCTCCCATTGCAAAAATTATCAGAACATGGCAGATAAATAAAGGAATTCTTATGCCAGATATCTCAAATCTCATAGTGTATCAAAGGTTAAACAGATATGAACTGCCAAATATTTACTGTTTCCTCAGCTTCTTAGAAGattttgaaaggaccctgatgctgtgaaagattgagggcagaaggataaaggggtgacagaggataagatggttggatggcatcactgattcagtggatatgagtttgagcaaactccgggacatggtgaaggacagggaggcatggtgtgcagcagtccatggaattgcaaactgttggacacgactgaacaacagaacaaCAACTGCTTAGAAGGATTGCAGGAGAAATTATGGGACAGAAAAGGTGCTTCAGAAACCAATATGGATGTTGTCATCAATTACCATTTGTAACAGGAGCCGAGATTCTGTAATACAGTCACTCGTTCTCATACATTTGTTTCAGTGGCAGGTGAAGAACCAAATCAAAGGCAACAGAAGAGATAAATTAGTTAACACACATTTTAATAAGTACATTAAAGACATTCCAACCATCCCCCTTAGAGAAAAAAGATCAACTATTACCGTCCCCATTTCAGAGACAAAGCTGCGAGGACAAGAGACTCATGACTGCCATAAAGCTCCAGTCATCTGAGTGCATTCAGAAACCCAGCAGGACCATCCAgctgaggcagagctgggactgatGAAAAGGAACAAAGGGTAAATGACAAAACCTGGGGCCGTGCCAGGAGGTCTTCCCTCAGGGTCTCAGCGTAAGTCTGGATCTCATGCAGTTAGGCCACAGGAAAGGGAAAATTCTCCCAGTGAAGGCAGATGAGAATTTATGGATGAACTCTTGAGTTCCGGCATTGGTAAAGATTACCTTCGCACCATCATGATCCAGAGCAACTCTAATCTTCTGGGGCCGGTAGGACAGGATCTGGAAGGGCCCCAGGCTGGTGCATATAGACACCCCAGCTGCGGACAGCTGCAGAGTCCAGAACCCCTCCTCGGGGGTGAAGTTGAGAAATCCCCTTCTCTCCACTGACTCTTGCCACCCCCACCAGGCAGAATTTTGGCCATATTCCATTTTCCTGAGACCATTTTTCCTCCAACTCCTCATTCTCCTCTCTATATCCGGGAGAATGATACCCATCAGTGATGCCTGTAAATCCAAGATCTCTACTGCCAAACATGCCTCTGCTTCCAGCCCTGTCTCTCCTTgtgtcttcttcctcctctgcttcccaCCAGATcctgtccactttcacttcccaGTACACTCTGCCCCAGGTGAAGCCCTTACTgcccagcaccccaggctccagaTCAAATCGTTGACCACGCTGGCATTTGTTCATCCACAAGCCAGTGAACATCATACTCTTCCCATTTGGAGACACTGCGAGGTAGCCATTGGCTCTCTGGGAATTCAGGATGATCCTCACTGTGGGGACAAGGAGACAAAGGTGTGGCCTCACAAAAGACACAAATGAGATTTGTCCCATAGGTTCTGGGGCCTTCATGACAATGGTGGGAGACTCCTCAGGGGACCAGAACAAAGACTGCTTTTGACCTTGTGTTCAGACTGTTACAGCCATATCTAGAAAGTGTAAACACAGAAAATTCAAGGCCTCAGGCAGTGCGATGAgactggagaggaaaaaaagataagaacTGGGATCACTACAGCTGAGCAAATCTGGGGAAAGGTTTATGGTTCTGAACTCAGGATAAAGAATTCGGATACATTAGTCACATGAAGACCTTCCTCTTTAAAACAAATGGGCTGACCCATAAGTAATAAGAGCTTCACAGGAAAATGGTAATTTGCAAACTTCAGCCACTATCCTCTCCAGATACTCACTTGTCTTAAATTCCAGATCCCTCATCAATTTTCCTAGagtaaaagaacaaaaaggaCAGTGAGcaattctttcttgtttttttcttttttttttctttagccacACTGCTCGGCTTTCAGgaagaccagggattgaacccaggccgacagcagtgaaagcactgaggcctacccactggaccaccagggaattcttgaCAGGAAGTAGCTCTGGCACCACAGCTTCTCTGTCAAACTCTCTTATGGTATCTCATATAACTTCAACAGTTAACAGGGGATCATGAAAGTTCAAGTGAAACAGAGGAATTAACTCAGGAGACACCCACAGCTGTCTAGTCTAAACAGGTTCATGTGAATATCCATGGCAACACGTGCTGAACCCACCTGGTGCTTCATTAAAGAGCACCTTTGGGCATACTACCTGTTTTTAAACTGAGTCCTAAACTTCTAGTCCTAAACCACACTATTTCTCTCCACTCTCAAAGACACGTCTTTAGAGTCATTTTCTCGctattctttattttcagttgtgGTTAAAACACATAACAGTTACTGTctttaccatttttaagtgtatagtccattaatgttgctgctgctgctgctgctaagtcgcttcagtcgtgtccgactctgtgcgaccccatagacggcagcctaccaggctcccccgtataTCTAAATTGTTGTGCAACCAATTGCCAgaacttttgcattttttaaaatttaaactctaTACTTGTTAAACAACAGCTCCtcatttccctctcctctctaacctggcaaccactaatctactttctgttcctATGGATTTGATTACTTTAGAGAcctcatatacatggaatcacacagtactTTTCTCTTCGTgactggctcatttcacttagcattttgtcctcgaggttcatccatgttagaGTATGTGTCacagtttccttccttttttaggCTGGATAGTATTCAATTGTCTGCGTATGCCACATTCCATTTCTCCATCCagtgatgaacatttgggttgcttctgctTCCTGtccattgtgaataatgttgctatgaacatgagAGTGCAAATATCTCTCTGAGGgcctgcttttaattctttgggAAGTAGGaatgctagatcatatggtaattatgtgtttaaaattttgtggaaatgccatactgttttccatagcctCCCAATCTTCTTTTACCTCACTGTTggatatgaaatatatttctacCAACTCTGAGAACTATTAACTGTGATTCTACATTATGGAATAGTCTTAGACTATCACATGGAAGCCTCCATGGTTTGGACTTAGATTTCCTCCCCAGTGTCCCTGTCTGGTGTGAATGACATGCAGGAACTCTGAGAAGGTGCAGCCACGATCAAAACTTAAAGAAAcattacagagaaagaaaggttTTCTAGGCTCAGAACTCCCTCCTTTACCATGGAATCCTCTGAGTCCTTTCTCTAAAGAAATGTTTATCTGAAAATTCTCAGAACTCCCTCCTTTACCATGGAATCCTCTGAGTCCTTTCTCTAAAGAAATGTTTATCTGAAAATTCTTCCATCCGTTTTCTGATTGCAGGACTGATAGGCTTTTCAATCCAGAACTTCTTCCGGGGGTATCTAGAGATAATGAAGTCACAGTAATTACTCCTGAGAGAAAGGCATGGTTTCCCACCGTCAGAGTATACGCATGAGAACAAATACCAATAATGGACCAAAGAGGCAGATAGTAAAAGCTGCTTTTCCAAGTGGTCAGTTTCGACATCAGAGTCAGAGAGAAGAATATAGAGATCTGAAGAAAGGGCCATGATCCAAGGATTCTCTGTCCACCAACATGTCAtttatggtggtttagttgctaagtcgtgtctgactattgagaccccatggactgcaacctgccaggctcctctgtccatgggattctccaggcaagaatactggagtgggttgccattcccttttccagggcatcttcccgatccagggatcaacctgcaggagattatttttactattgatccaccggggaagcccaaaagcCTAGAGCTACACCCGAACAGGGActtaaaaagattaaaagtctGATGTTCTACCTACTGACTGAGCTACCCAGGCCTTCTTAAGTATCAaaacaaaatacttaaataaCAAAATTACTAAGGAAAACTTCATGGAGATATATCAATCCTATTCCAAGAACACAAAGAATGTACCTTACTTTCAAGTGCATAGAATTGtccaaaaatttaaaacacacaatacagaaagcctcaataaagtccAAAATAGTAGAAATGGAAACATACTCGTCTGatcacaaaatgtaaaaaaactaTGAAACATAAAGCTGTTAAGAAAAACACAGCACCATTGACAGATGtcctctttttaaaacaaatcttatattaaatagcaaatgaaatttaaaaatttaaaatatctagaaaacaaaaaatactatgGACTAGAAATTATAGCATATGACAAAAACAAGGctcataaatatatacacacaaaaatataaaatattaaaaagagaaaaaagagaaaggcaagtaGAGAAGGCAAAAATAGATGTAAACAAAACATAttcagatataaaaaataaaatgtaaggatATTATTTGTCAAACACTGCAAATACTTTTTAAGTTATAAATGAAAGTGATAGTTTTCCAGGAGCTACAAATActaaatattccaattaaaatgtgtcagatgaatttattttaaaagaaagcaaaattttatgttgcttataagaaatacataaaaataacagCCCAGATAGGTTGAgagttaaagaataaaaagtttaatagtatgaaaacactaatcaaaagaaaactagaataaCTACTGATATCAGACAAAATACTCTAGAGCAAGAAGTCTTACACATTCTGTATCACCCTCATTTCTTATATAATCACTCATCTCCGACAGTCTCTGTCTGGTCTCCCCAGCCAGAATCTGGCATCCTATCTCCTTTCCCCACCTGGTAACTGGTCCATGGTAAATGCTCAGATTATGCCAACAGTCCTGGTGTCTCTGGGGATGAACTGTGTATTCTCAAAATGCTTGGCTTTTATCTCTGTTCAAAGCTTCTACATATCATTATGGGTATGGTTTTTGAAAACTGTCAGTGTTTAATGCCTAACACAGtggctgagaaccactgccaaAGAAACCATTATCCCTGTGACACATATAAGTGTcttcttatgatccagcagagaGCAGGAAACCATCACTAACAAGCGTGGAGGGCAATCTGATGAAGAAATGTGCTCTACAAAATGTGAGGGAGTACAGCCAGGAGAGGCAGCTGGGAACcaaataggaataaaaagaacaaaaggacaCTGGGTCTTAGaaacaaatgtgtattttaaacttttccaAATACTCTGCCACAATCTCCTCCCATTTCAACTCTCCCTATCCTCTTACCGTCCTAAGTTCCAAGACAATAATTTTTCTAGGATGTTCTATGGAATACCTTTCATATTACACTTTCTAGAAGAACCTCTCTTCTTCCAAATAACCCCTTTCAGCCCTTGCCAAATTTCAATAAGTTATggtgacagaaagaaaaaacaaaggaacacCTAAGtggttaaaaatataaagcaagcaGCACTTATCTGCTTGTTATGTCACTTGGGTcctagaaaggaagagaagacagaCTGTCATGGAAATAAGGTTCCCAGGAGCTGCCTCCGTTCCTTACGATGAGCTCGCCGGGAATGGGTACAGGATAGGACTGTACAGAGAATTTTCTGGTGGGCTTCGACCTGTGCTACTCTCCACTGTGGTTTATGGGGACACATgtttccccttcctttcctccatttGAGTCTAGAATATCCTCTCCAGGAAAACTCCCTTAATCTGTTAAGACTCTTACTGTCTATCAGGTTAAGACTGAAATCTCAGAATGCCTTCGAAGGCCTCTACTCAGCTGGCTCCATCTTACCTAGCCCACCTTCCCTTTAACTTCTTCCTCCCTTAAGCTGACTCCTCCAGAAAGGTAGCCCCTTTCACTATATGTATCCTTCCTATCTTCCAAACGCTCTTCCTCAGcacctatgggcttcccaagtggctcagtggtaaagaatcctcctgtcagttcaagagccacaggagactcaggttcaatccctgggtcaagatgatcccccggaggaggaaatggctaacccactccagtattcttacctggaaaatcccatggacagaggagcctgtgggctacagtccatggggtcgcagagtcggacaagactgacaTGCACGCTGCACCTATATCCACCTTTTTATTATCACACTCATTAAGTTTATCATCACATTCATGTGTTTCATTTTAACCAAAGCACCTCCACAAATGGAATGTTCAACTCCTCTTTCCTGTTAACACAAATCTTTACATTTTCCTCAAGGCTACCATTAAGAGCTGCTTCAtccatgaagccttccctgactagCCTTTTCTAGAATTCCTGTGGCTTCCAGTCTGATCATAAGATTTAACACTCaattatttcttataaatgtacatgtatggatgtgagagttggaccataaagaaagcagagcattgaagaattgatgctttgaactgtgatgttagagaagactcttgagagtcccttggactgcaaggagatcaaaccagttaatcctaaaggaaatcagttctgaatattcattggaaggactgatgctgaagctgaagctctaatactctgggcacctgatgcaaagaaccaactcattggaaaagaccctgaagctgggaaagaatgagggcaggaggagaaggggatgacagaggaggagatgattggatggcatgaccaactcaatggatatgagtttgaacaagctccaggagttggtgatggacagggaagcctgttgtgctacagtccatggggttgcaaagagtcggatatgactaagagactgaactgaattgactgacagATCTTACTATCTCAGTGTAACATCTGTGCATTTTGCAGTCTCCCACCCACTGTGATTTGGGACTTACAACCTATTGGTTTGCTAATTAACCCGTCAAGAACTCAACAAATGAGAACAAAACCTTGTCTCTCCTGACTCCTGGTCCAAATCTCATGTTAATGGAGGGGCCAGACTGCAGCCTGGAGCAAGAGGTACAATTTAACTGATCCCTCACCTGCAAAAGTTCACTGCTGGCTGCTGAGCCTTCTTCTCTAACTCAGAAATTAGGGTCTCCAGCCAGATGACCTCCTCAGGGCCCTTGGCGACATGGCTGTTCCTCCCTTCTGTGAGCTGTTGCTCCGTTCCCTCCAGCCACTCCAACAGGTACTGCTCCCTTTCTCTCAGGAACTGATGGCCCTGCTCAAACACTGATGCTATGTCTTGTTTGTGGTTCTGGAATTTTGCCTCCAGTAAAGGCAGAAAGACAAAGAGGATTTCTCCTGAGAGGCTGGAAAACACCAGAATGTTTGTCTGAGGATAAGTTCAGAACTAGAATCCCTTCTATCACACCCACTTTCTCCTCATCCCTCATTATCCCCCCTCCcctcaacatatatacacacacacacaaacacacacacacttctctctctctctctcccacccaaCACAGGTACAAAGAACATTCACTCAAAACTTCTCGTACCAGCAGGGCCTGAATCTCATCTTCTCCTGTAGACTGAAAATTCTGAATCCTGTCCCTGTCTCCCTTCAGAATCTTCAGATGGTTTAGAATTTTACcctattggggggggggggggggggcggggcgggaacATGAATAATCTCAAGATGAAGATGAAAATGCCTTCAATAAGAAAAGACACCTGCAAAATGATTTTAGAGTGAAATCAGATAGTCTTTGATCTTATGTAGTACTATAAGATAACTAGGTTGGAATAGTTTTCATCCTAGTtaatgaagaagaaacaaagtgaGTGCTATGTTAGCTTAGAGTAGCTTCTCAGAAGTGAGATAAAATGCATGTTAAACTTATACTgtactgtatgtcaattacatctcaataaaactgggagaaaaataagtgagataaaataaaatttattatcacAACTACTAAGACTTATAGTGTAGTTTTTATATTTACACTGTTTCTTTCCACCAAAAATAtagataatttatattaaaattaattgataacatagaaataaaaaagaaaatcaacacaaaataatgaaggaaaatatatatactaaCTCCAAATCACTGAGTGAATGATTAAATTGATTTTAAGAGTCCTGTTAACCAAGGACAAAAGGGAAATAGTGATTCATGTAATCCTTTAGTAGACAGGAGGAAAACTACTGgtacatcagaaaaaaataatattttccctgAGATTAAATTCAGAAAGGAAATTCATACAAGATGCaatattctcaaaaatatttttataatacagaTGAAGCACACACTTTGAAGCTAAGTATCAAGACGGCTATCAAGAGCGCTGGTATTCCATACTGCTGGTTGAGGCTTGATCAGATGCTTCAGAAACTAAAACATCAAGGCAGTGGGACAGACTTGCTATTataaaagatatgaaaacaaacCAGTTTATTATTCAAATTAGAAGAATACATGTTGCCAAGAACTTACCATGCTACATAATTTGAACCTTCCCCTTAACAattattagaatggctattattttaaaaaatgaaagataacaagtattggtgaagatgtgaagaaaaggaaaccctggtACACTACTAACGAGAATGGAAACTGGCACAGTCATGGAAAACACGATAGAtgcttctcaaaaaactaaaaatagaactaccatatgacccagcaatcctgtttctaggtatttatctaaagaaattgagatcaggatctcaaagagacatCTCCActcccatgtttattgcagcattatccTCAACAGCCAagctatggaaacaacctaatgtcCAATGGATGAATGAcagtgtggtatatacatacaatggcatcttactcagccttaaaaaaagaagaaaatcctgccatttgcaacaacacagatggacctggaggacattatgtaaagtgaaataagccaggcacaaaagacAAACACCAAATCATCTCACTTGTATGAGGAATCTAAAACTCGCAGAAGCAGAGTAGGATGGTGGTGGCCAGCAGCTGGAGGGAAGTGTAAAAGGGAGGTGAGGGTCAAAGGGtaaaagtttcagttatgcaagataagTAAGTTCTGAAGATCTACTCTATACCATAGTGCTTACAGATAACAATGCTGTGTTGTACAGTTAAAATTTGCTAACAGGATAGATCTTGCTAAgtgttctctctctcacacacacagtaagacaataataataataaatcggGTGGGAGGAAACTTTGGGAGGTGATAAATATGTCTCTTGCCTTGATGGTAGCGACATACTTATTCCCAAACTTAAATTGCATACAGTAAATATATGGACAGCtttttatgtgtcaattatacctcaataaagtgtttatt from Bos indicus isolate NIAB-ARS_2022 breed Sahiwal x Tharparkar chromosome 23, NIAB-ARS_B.indTharparkar_mat_pri_1.0, whole genome shotgun sequence carries:
- the LOC109577110 gene encoding LOW QUALITY PROTEIN: tripartite motif-containing protein 26 (The sequence of the model RefSeq protein was modified relative to this genomic sequence to represent the inferred CDS: inserted 4 bases in 2 codons); amino-acid sequence: MATASPLRKLEDKVMCSICLDYLKDPVTIDCSHIFCYHCIIKVCESAQQPLYYSFCKTAFKKENIRHVWQMASIVKNIWRMKVDEERQPREDRPLAQRAEQLCGQHLEKLHYYCKDDQQILCVVCQESREHRHHAAVLLEKAAQPYQGKILNHLKILKGDRDRIQNFQSTGEDEIQALLAKFQNHKQDIASVFEQGHQFLREREQYLLEWLEGTEQQLTEGRNSHVAKGPEEVIWLETLISELEKKAQQPAVNFCSNYCDFIISRYPRKKFWIEKPISPAIRKRMEEFSDKXISLEKGLRGFHGKLMRDLEFKTMRIILNSQRANGYLAVSPNGKSMMFTGLWMNKCQRGQRFDLEPGVLGSKGFTWGRVYWEVKVDRIWWEAEEEEDTRRDRAGSRGMFGSRDLGFTGITDGYHSPGYREENEELEEKWSQENGIWPKFCLVGVAXESVERRGFLNFTPEEGFWTLQLSAAGVSICTSLGPFQILSYRPQKIRVALDHDGAKVIFTNAGTQEFIHKFSSAFTGRIFPFLWPNCMRSRLTLRP